Proteins from one Juglans microcarpa x Juglans regia isolate MS1-56 chromosome 1S, Jm3101_v1.0, whole genome shotgun sequence genomic window:
- the LOC121246080 gene encoding uncharacterized protein LOC121246080 — protein sequence MIQLLFLVLFAEVVLAFLLLIKIGPLRELVMKTLDQLKMGRGPATMKTIAGTMSVILLSSLMSIVKIQNKGAKLGTMSPMDQVLWRTHLLEASLMSFTLFLGFMIDRMHHYLQKLIRLRSSVGASKEEVERLQKEKIQFKEKEEKASKEIKLLQGEIATLSENLKKLKQETEEKDKRVETAESHVASLQKQAADLLLEYDRLLEDNQNLQTQALGYRS from the exons ATGATTCAGTTGCTGTTCTTGGTCTTGTTCGCTGAGGTTGTTCTGGCATTCCTTCTATTGATCAAGATTGGGCCATTGAGAGAGCTTGTGATGAAGACTTTGGATCAACTGAAGATGGGGAGAGGTCCTGCTACGATGAAAACCATAGCTGGTACTATGTCTGTGATTCTCCTGTCCAGCCTTATGAGTATTGTTAAGATCCAGAACAAGGGTGCAAAGCTTGGTACCATGTCACCCATGGATCAGGTTCTATGGAGGACCCATTTGCTCGAGGCTTCTCTCATGA GTTTTACCCTATTTCTTGGATTCATGATTGACCGTATGCACCATTATCTCCAAAAGCTTATCCGGTTGAGGAGTAGTGTGGGAGCTTCAAAAGAGGAAGTTGAAAggcttcaaaaagaaaagattcagttcaaagaaaaagaagagaaagcttCCAAGGAGATAAAGCTGCTGCAAGGAGAAATTGCAACCCTAtcagagaatttgaaaaagctgaAGCAAGAAACTGAGGAAAAGGATAAGAGGGTTGAAACTGCTGAAAGCCATGTAGCATCCCTTCAAAAACAAGCTGCAGATCTACTTCTTGAATATGATCGTCTATTAGAAGACAACCAAAATCTTCAGACTCAAGCTCTAGGATATAGGAGTTAA